The Argentina anserina chromosome 3, drPotAnse1.1, whole genome shotgun sequence genome includes a region encoding these proteins:
- the LOC126787082 gene encoding uncharacterized protein LOC126787082 yields MAEMTPNDIINPTTTSPCNLHVGGSSCAKSSGVGIILSGPGGLELEYALKFNFDASNNVAEYEAFIAGLQLALSTGATSINEFSDSQLIVNQITGSFTAKDEQLAVYLAYATTLLKRFEFYHITQIPRASNARVDSLAKLAMAQPHQCHKDTWVEILHHPSLSQTLQQICQIKRNQASWMDEIIAFKRNGKLPDDKDAARQLHRCAVRYYLRNATLYRQGLLNAGLRCVTAKEGRQILHEIHSGDCGNYYGSRALAGKTLRTGYYWPTLATDAQELARSFHKCQIHGPIPRQPSEPLSYIVSPWINCLWGMDLIGPLPVGKYQFKWVIMYIDYHFKWIEAAPLTAITTEKVQNFLQRNIFYRRGTPESIITDNGTQFNNDDLITWCREIGTKLKFASVAHPKTNGQVEAANKLIKGLLRKKLDEAKGLWPEKLDEVLWAIRNRSHGRDSFLPNVRHRCSSSHRSNPTNTTGFAV; encoded by the coding sequence ATGGCGGAAATGACACCAAATGACATCATAAACCCTACCACAACTTCGCCATGCAACTTGCACGTAGGCGGTTCCAGCTGCGCCAAATCTAGCGGAGTGGGAATCATCTTGAGCGGACCGGGGGGACTCGAGCTCGAGTatgctctcaaattcaactttGATGCCTCCAACAATGTAGCGGAGTACGAGGCATTCATTGCAGGACTACAGTTGGCCCTCAGCACTGGTGCCACCAGTATCAACGAATTTAGCGACTCTCAGCTCATAGTCAATCAAATCACCGGGTCCTTCACTGCCAAAGATGAGCAATTAGCAGTCTACCTGGCATACGCCACAACGCTGTTGAAACGATTTGAATTCTACCACATAACTCAAATACCGAGGGCCAGTAACGCAAGGGTGGACTCCTTAGCAAAACTCGCCATGGCGCAACCACACCAATGCCATAAGGATACGTGGGTTGAAATTCTCCACCATCCCTCTTTATCCCAGACCTTACAGCAGATATGCCAGATAAAGCGCAACCAAGCCTCATGGATGGATGAGATCATAGCATTCAAGCGTAACGGCAAGCTACCCGATGACAAGGATGCGGCAAGGCAACTACATAGATGCGCAGTGAGATACTATTTGCGGAATGCCACGCTCTACCGCCAAGGTCTGCTGAATGCTGGTTTGAGATGCGTTACAGCCAAAGAAGGCAGGCAAATCTTACATGAAATCCACAGTGGCGATTGCGGCAACTACTACGGAAGCCGCGCACTAGCTGGTAAAACTCTGCGAACGGGATATTATTGGCCCACACTAGCCACCGACGCACAAGAACTTGCAAGATCTTTCCATAAATGTCAAATTCACGGACCCATACCACGCCAACCCTCAGAACCGCTATCCTACATAGTCAGCCCGTGGATCAACTGCCTCTGGGGAATGGATCTGATAGGCCCTCTTCCCGTCGGGAAATACCAATTCAAGTGGGTCATTATGTACATCGATTATCATTTCAAATGGATCGAGGCTGCGCCCCTGACTGCCATTACAACCGAGAAGGTCCAAAACTTCCTGCAACGCAACATCTTCTACCGCCGCGGTACGCCGGAGTCTATAATCACAGATAACGGCACACAATTCAATAACGATGACCTCATCACATGGTGTAGGGAAATAGGGACTAAGCTCAAATTCGCATCAGTGGCGCACCCCAAAACTAACGGACAAGTAGAAGCCGCCAACAAGTTGATCAAGGGCCTCCTTAGAAAAAAACTGGATGAAGCCAAAGGGCTTTGGCCCGAAAAACTTGACGAAGTACTATGGGCAATCCGTAACAGAAGCCACGGGCGAGACTCTTTTCTGCCTAATGTACGGCACAGATGCAGTTCTTCCCATCGAAGTAATCCAACCAACACAACGGGTTTCGCTGTTTGA